A single Sporosarcina sp. FSL W8-0480 DNA region contains:
- the argJ gene encoding bifunctional ornithine acetyltransferase/N-acetylglutamate synthase, translated as MVVAIQQVKHVSGTNITSPKGYKAIGIHCGLKHKKKDLAVLLSEVPASVAGVFTTNAIQAAPLIVSKEVVQKGKMQAIIINSGNANACTGKQGMLDALTMQEKTAQKFGIESDLVGVASTGVIGEKLNMEPLLKGIEMLIPVDSLEGSIQFSQAILTTDTVMKNTVYRIEIDGKEVMIAGTAKGSGMIEPNMATMLGFITTDAEIESVHLQEALKVVTDITFNSITVDGDTSTNDMVLVLANGMAGNSSLTPAHPDWNAFLYTLHAVAQDLAKMIAKDGEGATKLIEVEVNGAVSNLEARKIAKTVVGSPLVKTAVFGCDANWGRIIAAVGYSGASVDPQGISIKIGETLVVKDGEPVIFSEEQLLLYLKQPEVKIYVDLNKGSGHGIAWGCDLTYDYVQINASYRS; from the coding sequence ATGGTAGTTGCCATCCAACAGGTAAAACACGTTTCGGGAACAAATATCACTTCGCCGAAGGGATACAAAGCAATCGGTATCCATTGTGGATTAAAACATAAAAAAAAGGATTTGGCAGTTTTACTGAGCGAAGTTCCAGCGAGTGTAGCAGGGGTTTTTACAACGAATGCCATTCAAGCAGCACCCCTTATTGTTTCGAAGGAAGTCGTACAAAAAGGGAAGATGCAAGCAATAATTATTAATTCCGGTAACGCAAATGCATGTACAGGGAAACAAGGGATGTTGGATGCATTGACTATGCAGGAGAAAACTGCCCAGAAGTTCGGAATTGAATCGGATTTGGTCGGTGTTGCTTCAACAGGGGTAATCGGTGAAAAATTGAATATGGAGCCTTTGTTGAAAGGCATCGAAATGTTGATTCCAGTTGACAGCTTGGAAGGCTCGATTCAATTTTCACAAGCGATATTAACTACAGACACTGTTATGAAAAATACTGTCTACCGTATTGAAATAGATGGTAAAGAGGTCATGATAGCAGGCACAGCGAAAGGATCAGGAATGATCGAGCCGAATATGGCGACGATGTTAGGCTTCATTACGACTGATGCAGAAATCGAGTCTGTTCATTTGCAGGAAGCATTGAAGGTAGTGACAGACATTACGTTTAACTCCATAACAGTAGACGGGGACACTTCTACAAATGATATGGTACTTGTTCTTGCAAACGGGATGGCTGGAAATTCTTCCCTTACTCCAGCACATCCTGACTGGAACGCTTTCCTATATACTTTACACGCCGTTGCCCAAGATCTTGCAAAAATGATTGCAAAGGACGGGGAAGGTGCGACAAAATTAATCGAAGTGGAAGTGAATGGGGCGGTATCCAATCTCGAAGCTCGAAAGATCGCAAAAACGGTTGTAGGGTCTCCTCTTGTGAAAACAGCGGTATTTGGATGTGATGCGAATTGGGGAAGAATCATTGCTGCGGTTGGGTATAGCGGTGCATCAGTGGACCCACAAGGAATTTCGATTAAAATTGGTGAAACATTGGTTGTAAAAGACGGCGAACCTGTTATTTTTTCGGAAGAGCAGCTGCTTCTTTACTTAAAACAACCTGAAGTGAAAATCTATGTAGATTTGAACAAAGGAAGCGGGCATGGAATTGCATGGGGGTGTGATTTGACATATGACTACGTCCAAATCAATGCATCATACCGATCATAA
- the argB gene encoding acetylglutamate kinase produces MTTSKSMHHTDHKRIVFKLGGSMLERLSDEFFLKFHEMRNEGKEIIIVHGGGPFINKALKENGIESVIDNGIRVTCEKSIAIVKQVLIGDVNTSLVHQLNKNGIEAIGLNGFDGKLLECSVLDEKKYGFVGDIQSVNSNMIEKLLAAQIVPVISCIGSTIDGNALNINADTVASFLALAIGADSLLLVTDTSGIKIGGEIQQTVSPTQIAKWIGDGDIYGGMIPKVNAAIACLDAGIPSVQIVDQFVTGTVIAYEGVLN; encoded by the coding sequence ATGACTACGTCCAAATCAATGCATCATACCGATCATAAACGGATAGTCTTCAAATTAGGTGGAAGTATGCTTGAGCGTTTAAGTGATGAATTCTTCTTGAAGTTCCACGAGATGAGGAATGAGGGGAAAGAAATTATCATCGTCCATGGCGGGGGTCCGTTCATCAATAAGGCTTTGAAGGAGAACGGTATTGAATCGGTAATTGACAATGGTATCCGGGTTACATGTGAAAAATCCATAGCAATAGTCAAGCAGGTATTGATTGGAGACGTGAACACATCCCTTGTCCATCAATTGAATAAGAATGGCATCGAAGCGATCGGCCTTAACGGATTCGATGGCAAATTGTTGGAGTGCTCCGTTTTAGATGAAAAAAAATATGGATTCGTTGGAGATATTCAATCGGTGAATAGCAATATGATCGAAAAGTTACTTGCTGCTCAGATTGTACCAGTGATTTCCTGCATCGGTTCTACGATTGATGGAAATGCGCTCAATATTAATGCTGATACGGTTGCAAGCTTTTTGGCGCTTGCCATTGGAGCTGATAGTCTTCTTCTTGTAACGGACACATCAGGGATAAAGATTGGTGGCGAAATTCAGCAGACAGTCTCTCCAACCCAGATTGCCAAATGGATAGGAGATGGGGATATATATGGGGGCATGATCCCTAAAGTGAACGCCGCAATTGCTTGCCTCGATGCGGGTATTCCGTCGGTTCAAATTGTAGATCAATTTGTGACTGGCACGGTTATTGCGTATGAGGGGGTGCTGAATTGA